In Carya illinoinensis cultivar Pawnee chromosome 9, C.illinoinensisPawnee_v1, whole genome shotgun sequence, the following are encoded in one genomic region:
- the LOC122275539 gene encoding serine/arginine-rich splicing factor RS2Z32-like gives MPRYDDRYGSKTRLYVGRLSSRTRSRDLERLFSRYGRVRDVDMKRDFAFVEFSDPRDADDAQYSLNDRDFDGSRIIVEFAKGAPRGSRASFGRDPPPGSGRCFNCGIDGHWARDCKAGDWKNKCYRCGERGHIEKNCKNSPKKLRRERTDSLSPDRSLSPRRARSRSRSYSRGRSYSRSISPARRERRVEREERRSQSPRYRSPGPRRSPAPSKGRKRSLTPDEASPQERGTPSPKNSRLAAEQNGSDYSGSPRRNSRSPVSPERESPVGRSYRSPSEANGHGRSVSPRDDRSPIDEDDDNNRSPRGSESP, from the exons ATGCCTCGTTATGATGATCGATATGGAAGTAAGACCCGTCTGTATGTTGGTCGCTTGTCTTCGCGGACACGTTCTCGTGATCTGGAACGTTTATTCAGCAGATATGGGAG AGTACGAGATGTGGATATGAAGCGCGACTTTGCCTTTGTT GAATTTAGTGATCCCCGAGATGCTGATGATGCTCAATATAGCCTCAATGACCGGGACTTCGATGGAAGCCGTATTATTGTGGAATTTGCAAAGGGG GCACCACGTGGTTCCCGAGCTTCTTTTGGCAGAGATCCTCCTCCTGGATCTGGACGCTGCTTTAATTGCGGCATTGATGGTCATTGGGCTCGTGATTGCAAAGCTGGAGACTGGAAGAACAAATGTTACCGCTGTGGAGAGAGAGGTCATATAGAAAAAAACTGCAAGAACAGTCCCAAGAAGTTAAG ACGTGAAAGAACTGACTCATTATCACCAGACAGATCCCTTTCTCCTCGTCGTGCCAGAAGCCGTAGCCGAAGTTATAGTCGAGGCCGTAGCTACAG CCGGTCAATATCCCCAgcaaggagagagagaagagttgAGCGTGAAGAGAGGAGATCACAGAGCCCTCGCTACAGAAGCCCAGGGCCAAGGAGAAGTCCAGCTCCTTCCAAGGGAAGGAAGCGCAGCCTAACACCTGATGAAGCCAGCCCCCAGGAGAGAGGCACCCCTTCTCCCAAAAATAGTAGATTGGCTGCAGAGCAAAATGGTTCCGATTACAGTGGCAGCCCAAGGAGAAATAGCAGAAGCCCTGTCAGCCCTGAAAGAGAGAGCCCTGTTGGCAGGAGCTATCGAAGTCCTTCTGAAGCTAATGGCCATGGTCGAAGTGTCAGCCCTAGAGATGATAGGAGCCctattgatgaagatgatgacaaCAACCGGTCTCCAAGGGGTAGTGAGTCCCCCTAA